A single region of the Halobacterium wangiae genome encodes:
- a CDS encoding DEAD/DEAH box helicase, which translates to MPEPAYVDHPMLEPDVIEARQYQLQLAAAARQDHTLVCLPTGLGKTTVSLLVTAYRLADDIGAKSLLLAPTKPLVEQHAAFYREALTIPDDEIVVFTGETRPDDREEEWTSARVVVATPQVVENDLVGGRISLRDVVHCTFDECHRATGDYAYTYIAERYHADAADPLVTGMSASPGGNEEDIRTVCENLGVANVEVMTEDDADVGEHTYDTDVQWERIELPDEVLEVRDAVNEVIEDRLEKLRELGVTRASSPDVSQKDLNKIRARLQELIDNDDSEGYQGMSVHAEVMKLRRAVELVETQSVESVRRYFERQRNAARSSGASKASQRLVSEPKVKEAMRKADEFDGLHPKFRRARILLAETLGIEEGERVIVFTESRDTAEALTEFLGQHFDTRRFVGQGDADGSDGMTQTEQRETLDEFRSGEFEVLVSTSVAEEGLDVPEVDLVLFFEPVPTAIRSVQRKGRTGRQTEGRVVVLMAEDTRDEAYFWISRRREQEMEDELRSLKGVADELAGDLGDDQRALDDYENSETDQADASENAAENADASATADGGESTETSDDQQAGLADFEAPAPEDVEGGDEPEEGVTARASSEDGETVEVVVDQRELDSNIARDLSKRETVETRLETLSVGDYVLSDRVAVERKSHADFMDTLLGGDRSLFEQAKDLTRHYTRPVLLLEGDGDLYAERNVHPNAIRAALSSLAVDWGVSVVHTRGEDDTTEMIRTIAEREQVDNDREVSAHGEKAAKTLGEHQEYVVSAIADIGPVTARSLLDEFGSVEAVMTAGEDDLLDAAGVGQVTAERIREVVASDYRPD; encoded by the coding sequence ATGCCGGAGCCCGCGTACGTCGACCACCCGATGCTGGAGCCGGACGTCATCGAAGCCCGCCAGTACCAGCTCCAGCTCGCGGCCGCAGCGCGCCAGGACCACACCCTCGTCTGCCTCCCGACGGGCCTCGGGAAGACGACGGTGAGCCTGCTCGTGACGGCCTACCGCCTCGCCGACGACATCGGGGCGAAGTCGCTGTTGCTCGCGCCGACGAAGCCGCTGGTCGAGCAGCACGCCGCGTTCTACCGCGAGGCGCTGACGATTCCCGACGACGAGATCGTCGTGTTCACGGGCGAGACGCGACCCGACGACCGCGAGGAGGAGTGGACCAGCGCTCGCGTCGTCGTCGCGACGCCCCAGGTCGTCGAGAACGACCTCGTGGGCGGGCGCATCAGCCTGCGGGACGTCGTCCACTGCACGTTCGACGAGTGCCACCGCGCGACCGGCGACTACGCGTACACGTACATCGCCGAGCGCTACCACGCCGACGCCGCGGACCCGCTCGTCACGGGAATGAGCGCCTCCCCGGGCGGCAACGAGGAGGACATCCGGACGGTCTGTGAGAACCTCGGCGTCGCGAACGTCGAGGTGATGACCGAGGACGACGCCGACGTCGGCGAACACACCTACGACACGGACGTCCAGTGGGAACGCATCGAACTCCCCGACGAGGTCCTGGAGGTGCGTGACGCCGTCAACGAGGTCATCGAGGACCGCCTGGAGAAACTACGCGAACTGGGCGTCACGCGGGCGTCCAGCCCGGACGTCTCCCAGAAGGACCTGAACAAGATTCGCGCACGCCTCCAGGAACTCATCGACAACGACGACAGCGAGGGCTACCAGGGGATGAGCGTCCACGCGGAGGTGATGAAGCTCCGCCGGGCAGTCGAACTCGTGGAGACCCAGAGCGTCGAGTCCGTGCGGAGGTACTTCGAGCGCCAGCGCAACGCCGCCCGCTCGTCGGGCGCGTCGAAGGCGAGCCAGCGCCTCGTAAGCGAACCCAAAGTGAAGGAGGCGATGCGGAAGGCCGACGAGTTCGACGGCCTCCACCCGAAGTTCCGGCGCGCCAGAATACTGCTCGCGGAGACGCTGGGCATCGAGGAGGGCGAGCGCGTCATCGTGTTCACGGAGTCGCGGGACACCGCCGAGGCCCTCACCGAGTTCCTCGGCCAGCACTTCGACACCCGCCGGTTCGTCGGCCAGGGCGACGCCGACGGCTCCGACGGGATGACCCAGACGGAGCAACGCGAGACACTCGACGAGTTCCGGAGCGGCGAGTTCGAGGTGCTCGTCTCGACGTCCGTCGCCGAGGAGGGCCTGGACGTCCCAGAGGTCGACCTCGTGCTGTTCTTCGAACCGGTGCCGACCGCCATCCGCTCCGTCCAGCGAAAGGGCCGGACCGGCCGCCAGACGGAGGGACGCGTCGTCGTGTTGATGGCCGAGGACACCCGCGACGAGGCGTACTTCTGGATCTCCCGGCGCCGCGAGCAGGAGATGGAGGACGAACTGCGCTCGCTGAAGGGCGTCGCCGACGAACTGGCCGGCGACCTCGGCGACGACCAGCGGGCGCTCGACGACTACGAGAACAGCGAGACCGACCAGGCGGACGCGTCGGAGAACGCAGCGGAGAACGCTGACGCGAGCGCCACCGCCGACGGCGGCGAGAGCACCGAGACGAGCGACGACCAGCAGGCCGGTCTCGCGGACTTCGAGGCGCCCGCCCCCGAGGACGTCGAGGGCGGCGACGAACCCGAGGAGGGTGTCACCGCCCGTGCGTCGAGCGAGGACGGCGAGACGGTCGAGGTGGTCGTCGACCAGCGCGAACTCGACTCGAACATCGCCCGCGACCTCTCGAAGCGCGAGACCGTCGAGACGCGTCTGGAGACGCTCTCCGTGGGCGACTACGTGCTCTCGGACCGCGTGGCCGTCGAGCGGAAGTCACACGCGGACTTCATGGACACGTTGCTGGGCGGCGACCGCTCGCTGTTCGAGCAGGCCAAGGACCTGACGCGCCACTACACGCGACCCGTGCTCCTGCTGGAGGGCGACGGCGACCTCTACGCCGAGCGCAACGTCCACCCGAACGCCATCCGCGCGGCGCTGTCCTCGCTGGCGGTGGACTGGGGCGTCAGCGTCGTCCACACGCGCGGCGAGGACGACACCACGGAGATGATTCGGACCATCGCGGAGCGCGAGCAGGTCGACAACGACCGGGAGGTGAGCGCGCACGGCGAGAAGGCCGCGAAGACGCTCGGCGAGCATCAGGAGTACGTCGTCTCCGCCATCGCGGACATCGGTCCGGTCACGGCGCGCTCGCTGCTCGACGAGTTCGGGAGCGTGGAGGCCGTGATGACCGCCGGCGAGGACGACCTGCTGGACGCGGCGGGCGTCGGGCAGGTGACCGCCGAACGCATCCGCGAAGTGGTGGCGAGCGACTACCGGCCCGACTAG
- a CDS encoding universal stress protein, translated as MDILVPVDGSDCSFRALEFAADMARRYEADLHVVHFSDAETDATDEIVNRAQNVLDAQGVDAVPEVTTDVDLEFRPGDKVGDDILELVTDYGYDHVVMGHHGSGTIERAILGSAAETVLRSERVPITVIP; from the coding sequence ATGGACATCCTCGTCCCCGTCGACGGGTCGGACTGTAGCTTCCGCGCCCTGGAGTTCGCCGCGGACATGGCGCGCCGCTACGAGGCGGACCTCCACGTCGTCCACTTCTCGGACGCCGAGACGGACGCGACGGACGAAATCGTGAACCGCGCGCAGAACGTCCTCGACGCCCAGGGCGTCGACGCCGTCCCCGAGGTCACCACGGACGTCGACCTCGAGTTCCGGCCGGGGGACAAGGTCGGCGACGACATCCTCGAACTCGTCACGGACTACGGCTACGACCACGTCGTCATGGGCCACCACGGCTCCGGCACCATCGAACGCGCCATCCTCGGGAGCGCTGCGGAGACGGTGCTGCGCTCCGAGCGCGTCCCCATCACCGTGATCCCCTAG
- a CDS encoding Sjogren's syndrome/scleroderma autoantigen 1 family protein encodes MSDTDGGFDEEAVREELREKYEDEREDREATARMSELLLQGATMTSEHCDRCGSPIFRYDGESFCPNCQHEAEQAQAREAADSPKQNARTEQPADTQTADAGTADETATESQPDPPAAAQTGGRRAPPSKSGGPHAPGSRDQQRSRDAVAERTQAPQSLPERSGGAAPSGEAADALESSIAALARRAAAADDPRTAREYLEAAREAAEALAALR; translated from the coding sequence ATGAGCGACACGGACGGCGGCTTCGACGAGGAGGCCGTGCGGGAGGAACTCCGCGAGAAGTACGAGGACGAACGCGAGGACCGGGAGGCGACCGCCCGGATGAGCGAACTCCTCCTGCAGGGCGCGACGATGACCAGCGAGCACTGCGACCGCTGTGGCTCGCCCATCTTCCGCTACGACGGCGAGTCGTTCTGCCCGAACTGCCAGCACGAGGCCGAACAGGCCCAGGCTCGGGAGGCGGCTGACAGTCCCAAGCAGAACGCGCGCACGGAGCAGCCAGCCGACACCCAGACCGCAGACGCGGGAACCGCCGACGAGACGGCCACGGAGTCCCAGCCGGACCCGCCGGCCGCGGCCCAGACCGGCGGCCGGCGCGCCCCGCCGTCGAAGTCCGGCGGCCCGCACGCACCCGGATCCCGCGACCAGCAGCGCTCGCGGGACGCCGTCGCCGAGCGGACGCAGGCGCCCCAGTCCCTCCCCGAACGCTCCGGCGGAGCGGCGCCGTCCGGCGAGGCCGCCGACGCGCTCGAATCGTCTATCGCGGCGCTCGCACGCCGCGCCGCGGCCGCCGACGACCCGCGCACCGCACGCGAGTACCTGGAGGCCGCCCGGGAGGCCGCCGAAGCGCTCGCCGCGCTCCGGTAG
- the mdh gene encoding malate dehydrogenase — protein MTKVSIVGAAGTVGAAAGYNLALRNVADELVFVDIPDKEDETVGQAADANHGVAYDSNTEVYQGDYEDTAGSDVVVITAGIPRQPGQTRIDLAGDNAPIMEDIGSSIAEHNDDFVTVTTSNPVDLLNRHLYETGDRDRNKVVGFGGRLDSARFRYVLGQRFDAPVQNVEATILGEHGDAQVPVFSKVRVNGTDPDFGDDEKDEILGELKTSAMNVIEKKGATQWGPATGVAHMVEAILRDTGEVLPGSVVLDGEFGLDDVGLGVPVKLGSNGVEEVVEWDLTEYERDQLGEAAEKLSEQYDKIS, from the coding sequence ATGACGAAAGTCAGCATCGTGGGGGCCGCCGGCACCGTCGGCGCCGCCGCAGGCTACAATCTCGCGCTCCGCAACGTCGCCGACGAGCTCGTGTTCGTGGACATCCCCGACAAGGAAGACGAGACCGTCGGGCAGGCCGCGGACGCGAACCACGGCGTCGCCTACGACTCGAACACCGAGGTGTACCAGGGTGACTACGAGGACACCGCGGGCTCGGACGTCGTCGTCATCACGGCGGGCATCCCGCGCCAGCCCGGCCAGACCCGCATCGACCTCGCGGGCGACAACGCGCCGATCATGGAGGACATCGGCTCCTCGATTGCCGAGCACAACGACGACTTCGTCACCGTCACGACATCGAACCCCGTCGACCTGCTCAACCGCCACCTCTACGAGACGGGCGACCGCGACCGCAACAAGGTCGTCGGCTTCGGCGGCCGCCTCGACTCCGCGCGGTTCCGCTACGTGCTCGGCCAGCGCTTCGACGCGCCCGTCCAGAACGTCGAGGCGACCATCCTCGGCGAGCACGGCGACGCCCAGGTCCCGGTGTTCTCGAAGGTCCGCGTGAACGGCACGGACCCCGACTTCGGCGACGACGAGAAGGACGAGATCCTCGGCGAACTGAAGACGTCCGCGATGAACGTCATCGAGAAGAAGGGCGCGACCCAGTGGGGTCCCGCGACGGGCGTCGCCCACATGGTCGAGGCCATCCTCCGGGACACCGGCGAGGTGCTCCCCGGCTCGGTCGTCCTCGACGGCGAGTTCGGCCTCGACGACGTCGGTCTCGGCGTCCCCGTGAAACTCGGGAGCAACGGCGTCGAGGAGGTCGTCGAGTGGGACCTCACGGAGTACGAGCGCGACCAGCTCGGCGAGGCCGCCGAGAAGCTCTCCGAGCAGTACGACAAGATCTCGTAG
- a CDS encoding YgaP family membrane protein, translating to MDRNVGGFDRTARLVVGVVLVLASAAAFAGVWAGVVVGLTLFLAGAILVLTGTTRKCPVNRVAGIDTAR from the coding sequence ATGGACCGAAACGTCGGCGGCTTCGACCGCACCGCTCGCCTCGTGGTCGGCGTCGTGCTCGTGCTCGCGAGCGCCGCGGCGTTCGCCGGCGTCTGGGCCGGCGTCGTCGTCGGACTGACGCTGTTCCTCGCGGGAGCCATCCTCGTCCTGACGGGGACGACCCGGAAGTGCCCGGTGAACCGCGTCGCGGGCATCGACACCGCCCGGTAG
- a CDS encoding ferredoxin, with amino-acid sequence MRIEYDRDTCIGMFQCVAEWEEGFEKDMDAGKAVLVDGEETEEDVFSREVPEDAELDAKFAARACPVDAITVYDDDGEQLIP; translated from the coding sequence ATGCGAATCGAGTACGACCGGGACACCTGCATCGGAATGTTCCAGTGCGTCGCGGAGTGGGAGGAGGGCTTCGAGAAGGACATGGACGCTGGGAAAGCGGTTCTCGTCGATGGTGAGGAGACCGAGGAGGACGTCTTCTCGCGGGAGGTGCCCGAGGACGCGGAACTGGACGCGAAGTTCGCGGCGCGGGCGTGCCCCGTCGACGCCATCACGGTGTACGACGACGACGGCGAACAGCTCATCCCCTGA